One window of the Candidatus Zixiibacteriota bacterium genome contains the following:
- a CDS encoding membrane hypothetical protein (Evidence 5 : Unknown function): MAENEEKGTVKQPSADPDYRYKYLGFEVKPGKIGDLFKSDSEKESWIKRMLDKRKQGAKLREHNSLEVPRVASYEKIVLTITSIILVLSLFLPWFSGYKEIVIESKPTTQEVTGGTGTEAGTTDEHGFSSISAVQKRQEIRREYYSMSALGALISFGDVGGKVFSSGFALMLTGLFILIYMLACIGLAVMTLKALYGFKGDPDSFALNLKKILKWNWILVAIWGFCLILSSFGADYSFNPAGGLAQLGKSYGIGTYIGILGYGFYLALAAGIMNAVKASEI; encoded by the coding sequence ACAGTCAAACAGCCGTCGGCTGACCCTGATTATAGGTACAAATATCTCGGCTTTGAGGTAAAACCCGGCAAGATCGGCGATCTTTTCAAGTCCGACTCGGAAAAGGAGAGTTGGATTAAGAGGATGCTTGACAAGCGGAAACAGGGGGCAAAGCTCCGTGAGCACAACTCGCTCGAGGTTCCGCGGGTGGCATCATATGAGAAGATTGTCCTGACTATCACTTCGATAATCTTGGTCCTTTCGCTGTTTCTGCCGTGGTTTTCCGGATATAAAGAAATTGTAATCGAATCGAAGCCGACCACCCAGGAAGTGACTGGCGGTACCGGAACCGAGGCCGGTACGACGGATGAACATGGTTTCAGTTCGATCAGTGCCGTGCAGAAACGCCAGGAAATCCGGAGAGAATACTACTCCATGTCGGCTCTCGGGGCACTGATTTCATTCGGGGATGTCGGCGGGAAGGTGTTTTCATCGGGATTTGCCCTGATGCTCACCGGACTTTTTATCCTGATTTATATGTTGGCGTGCATCGGGCTGGCAGTAATGACCCTGAAAGCGCTGTATGGTTTCAAAGGGGATCCGGATAGTTTTGCGCTCAATCTGAAAAAGATACTCAAGTGGAACTGGATACTGGTGGCCATTTGGGGTTTTTGCCTGATATTGTCTTCCTTTGGGGCGGATTACTCCTTCAATCCGGCCGGCGGCCTGGCCCAACTGGGCAAGAGTTACGGTATCGGGACATATATCGGGATATTGGGTTACGGATTTTATCTGGCGTTGGCGGCAGGTATTATGAATGCCGTCAAGGCCAGTGAGATATAG
- a CDS encoding Biopolymer transport protein ExbD/TolR: MSIKKKRRISIRIDMTPMVDIAFLLLIFYMSTTQFKPPEAKKVTLPKSHSQIELPDKDVINITVTKLDSMYVDFLQKEKMVVEGKEVTTTVRKYSEVNIANVSSVINRARAVNPRALIVIKADKDASFGAMNDLMNSMKENELTRFLIITDNERELASATPARQ, from the coding sequence ATGTCGATTAAGAAGAAACGGCGGATCAGCATTAGGATCGATATGACCCCGATGGTGGATATTGCCTTTCTGCTGCTTATCTTCTATATGTCAACGACGCAGTTCAAGCCACCGGAGGCGAAAAAAGTGACCCTGCCAAAGTCGCATTCCCAGATCGAATTACCGGATAAGGATGTGATTAATATTACGGTCACGAAACTCGACTCGATGTACGTGGACTTCCTGCAAAAGGAGAAGATGGTTGTTGAAGGCAAAGAAGTGACCACCACGGTGCGCAAGTACTCCGAGGTCAATATTGCCAATGTAAGTTCGGTTATAAACAGGGCCCGGGCGGTCAATCCGCGCGCCTTGATTGTTATCAAGGCCGATAAGGATGCCAGTTTCGGGGCCATGAATGATTTAATGAATTCGATGAAAGAAAACGAGTTGACGCGTTTCCTGATCATTACCGATAATGAACGGGAATTGGCGTCAGCCACCCCGGCGAGGCAGTAG
- a CDS encoding conserved membrane hypothetical protein (Evidence 4 : Unknown function but conserved in other organisms) — MKQSLFITLNFLIAFAIGYVMWGVVFKSQPVGTIAHSVYQGGPLVVVLITIFLMLVAFIVERFISLYRVAKGTSSVQVFFKKLISLLQANDFDGALAACDKQRGTTANVLRAGIERYRQLKDDKSVDAEKRITLTQTAIDEANALEGPLLERNLIALSTIASIATMVGLLGTTIGMIRAFAATGNVEGGVIDAQQLAIGISEALVNTAGGLISGILGILFYNFFVNKVDAFNYTTDEATFEVLQLLKDKEGK; from the coding sequence GTGAAACAGTCATTATTCATCACTCTTAATTTTCTGATTGCATTTGCCATCGGATATGTCATGTGGGGCGTGGTTTTCAAGTCCCAGCCGGTCGGCACAATCGCCCATTCGGTCTATCAGGGCGGGCCGCTGGTAGTCGTTCTGATTACTATCTTCCTGATGCTGGTGGCCTTTATTGTCGAACGCTTCATTTCCCTCTATCGTGTAGCCAAAGGGACCAGTTCCGTCCAGGTTTTCTTTAAAAAGCTGATTTCCCTGCTTCAGGCCAACGATTTTGACGGCGCCCTGGCGGCCTGCGACAAGCAGCGTGGAACAACCGCTAACGTGCTCCGGGCCGGTATCGAAAGATATCGCCAGTTGAAAGATGACAAGTCGGTTGACGCCGAAAAGAGAATCACGTTAACCCAGACGGCTATCGATGAAGCCAACGCTCTTGAAGGGCCGCTTCTTGAAAGAAACCTGATCGCCCTTTCGACTATCGCCTCTATTGCCACCATGGTGGGACTTCTGGGAACGACCATCGGTATGATTCGTGCGTTTGCCGCGACCGGTAATGTCGAGGGCGGTGTTATTGACGCTCAGCAGCTCGCTATCGGTATTTCGGAAGCCCTTGTGAATACTGCCGGCGGGCTCATTTCCGGTATTCTTGGAATCCTTTTCTACAATTTTTTTGTTAATAAAGTGGATGCTTTTAACTATACGACCGATGAAGCCACCTTTGAAGTTTTGCAGTTGTTGAAGGATAAAGAAGGTAAATAA